In a genomic window of Hippoglossus stenolepis isolate QCI-W04-F060 chromosome 15, HSTE1.2, whole genome shotgun sequence:
- the vamp2 gene encoding vesicle-associated membrane protein 2, translating into MSAPAAGAPADGGSQGPPNLTSNRRLQQTQAQVDEVVDIMRVNVDKVLERDQKLSELDDRADALQAGASQFETSAAKLKNKYWWKNAKMMIILGVICVIVLIVIIVYFST; encoded by the exons GTCTGCCCCAGCCGCTGGAGCCCCTGCAGATGGAGGGAGTCAGGGCCCTCCCAACCTCACCAGCAACCGCcgtctgcagcagacacaggcaCAAGTGGATGAG GTGGTGGATATCATGCGTGTAAACGTGGACAAGGTTCTGGAGCGTGATCAGAAGCTGTCAGAACTGGACGACAGGGCTGATGCCCTGCAGGCTGGAGCGTCTCAGTTTGAGACCAGCGCTGCAAAACTGAAGAATAAATACTGGTGGAAGAACGCCAAG ATGATGATTATCCTGGGTGTGATATGCGTGATTGTCCTCATCGTCATTATTG tGTACTTCAGCACCTAA